A single genomic interval of Dehalococcoidia bacterium harbors:
- a CDS encoding iron-sulfur cluster assembly scaffold protein produces the protein MAYSALVMDHFQRPRNAGVMEDANGVGDEENPACGDVARLFLRIEGEIILRASFQARGCPASIAACSVTTEMVRGKTLAEAEALKREDVANALGGLPRGKVHCSVLAADALRNAIQDHRRRAA, from the coding sequence ATGGCCTACAGCGCCCTTGTCATGGACCACTTTCAGCGCCCGCGCAACGCGGGTGTCATGGAAGACGCCAACGGCGTGGGCGACGAGGAGAATCCCGCCTGCGGGGATGTGGCCCGGCTGTTCCTGCGCATCGAGGGTGAAATCATCCTGAGAGCCAGCTTCCAGGCGCGGGGCTGCCCCGCGTCCATCGCCGCGTGCAGCGTGACGACTGAGATGGTGCGGGGCAAGACCCTTGCCGAGGCGGAAGCGCTGAAGCGGGAGGATGTGGCGAACGCTCTGGGGGGCCTGCCGCGGGGGAAGGTGCACTGCTCCGTGCTGGCGGCCGACGCTTTGCGCAACGCCATCCAGGACCACCGGCGTCGGGCTGCGTAA